The following are from one region of the Stigmatella ashevillena genome:
- the fmt gene encoding methionyl-tRNA formyltransferase — protein MSRPRIVFMGTPEFAVASLAACLDIGEVVAVVTQPDKPKGRGNALSAPPVKVLALERGVPVLQPPKLRTPPFSEELRKLAPDVCVVTAYGKILPKDLLEVPRRGCVNVHASLLPRFRGAAPIQWALAHGDAETGVSLMCMDEGLDTGPVLAMKRLPIAPEDTSATLHDKLSQLGGSILRESLPAYLSGALKPVPQPTEGVVLAPIIQKEDGLLDFTRPAVELERRLRAFTPWPGAFTGLNGARLKVHRTKVGTGQGAPGTVLAASPGGIEVACGEGSLLLLEVQPEGRRVMNAHEFLAGHKLAPGSQPFSAPVEAKG, from the coding sequence ATGAGCCGTCCCCGCATCGTCTTCATGGGTACGCCCGAGTTCGCCGTGGCGTCGCTCGCCGCGTGCCTCGACATCGGCGAGGTGGTGGCCGTCGTCACCCAGCCGGACAAGCCCAAGGGGCGCGGCAACGCGCTCTCCGCGCCGCCCGTGAAGGTGCTGGCGCTGGAGCGCGGCGTGCCGGTGCTCCAGCCGCCGAAGCTGCGCACCCCGCCGTTCTCCGAGGAGCTGCGCAAGCTGGCGCCCGACGTGTGTGTGGTGACGGCCTACGGGAAGATCCTCCCCAAGGACTTGTTGGAGGTACCGCGCCGGGGCTGCGTCAACGTGCATGCCTCCCTCTTGCCGCGCTTCCGGGGCGCGGCCCCCATTCAGTGGGCCCTCGCGCACGGGGATGCGGAGACGGGCGTGTCGCTCATGTGCATGGACGAGGGGCTGGACACCGGGCCCGTGCTCGCGATGAAGCGGCTGCCCATCGCGCCGGAGGACACGAGCGCCACCCTCCACGACAAGCTCTCGCAACTGGGGGGCAGCATCCTGCGCGAGTCCCTGCCGGCGTACTTGAGCGGAGCGCTGAAGCCCGTGCCCCAGCCCACCGAAGGCGTCGTGCTGGCGCCCATCATCCAGAAAGAGGATGGGCTGCTGGACTTCACCCGGCCCGCGGTGGAACTGGAGCGCCGGTTGCGCGCCTTCACCCCCTGGCCGGGGGCCTTCACCGGCCTGAATGGCGCCCGGCTCAAGGTGCACCGGACGAAGGTGGGGACGGGGCAGGGGGCTCCGGGCACGGTGCTCGCCGCGTCCCCGGGCGGCATCGAGGTGGCCTGCGGGGAGGGCTCGCTCCTCTTGTTGGAGGTGCAGCCCGAGGGCCGGCGCGTCATGAATGCCCATGAGTTCCTGGCGGGCCACAAGCTGGCGCCCGGCAGCCAACCGTTCTCGGCGCCGGTGGAAGCCAAGGGCTGA
- a CDS encoding type II 3-dehydroquinate dehydratase — protein sequence MGMTLLVLHGPSLTFLKEFEGLDGVLRLRAASHGLALKIVQSNHEGVLIDTLQAERRGIDGVVVNPAGLFSSYPLRDALETMGVPVFEVHLEGARAKLSVLKEVCTEQFSGKGADPYLQAIDQFIQTKTSAGGGKGKAAAVSKMKTLGRKIPREPKASPSSPAGKTLGRSAKALSSEGMLSRKLIRQKIAERLAGKLSAAELATWARMQWMEVQRGAPAESGYRDMLEDSLQTLTLSTMPASRLTDEQLVDLMAQLEG from the coding sequence ATGGGCATGACACTCCTGGTGTTGCACGGGCCGAGCCTGACCTTCCTCAAGGAGTTCGAGGGACTCGATGGTGTGTTGCGCCTCCGGGCCGCCAGCCACGGCCTGGCGCTGAAGATCGTCCAGTCCAACCACGAAGGCGTGCTCATCGACACCCTTCAGGCCGAGCGCCGGGGCATTGATGGGGTGGTGGTGAATCCCGCGGGCCTCTTCTCTTCCTATCCGCTCCGGGATGCGCTGGAGACGATGGGCGTGCCCGTCTTCGAGGTGCACCTGGAGGGGGCCCGCGCGAAGCTGTCCGTGTTGAAAGAGGTGTGCACGGAGCAGTTTTCGGGGAAGGGGGCCGATCCCTATCTCCAGGCGATCGACCAATTCATCCAGACGAAGACCTCGGCGGGCGGTGGGAAGGGCAAGGCCGCGGCGGTCTCGAAGATGAAGACGCTGGGCCGGAAGATTCCCCGGGAGCCCAAGGCTTCCCCGTCTTCGCCCGCGGGGAAGACGCTGGGCCGGAGCGCGAAGGCCCTCTCCTCGGAGGGCATGCTCTCCCGGAAGTTGATACGCCAGAAGATCGCCGAGCGGCTCGCGGGTAAGCTGTCCGCCGCGGAGCTGGCCACCTGGGCGCGCATGCAGTGGATGGAAGTGCAGCGGGGCGCCCCCGCCGAGAGTGGTTATCGAGACATGCTGGAGGACAGCCTGCAGACCCTGACCCTTTCCACGATGCCCGCGAGCCGCCTGACGGACGAGCAACTCGTGGACCTGATGGCGCAGCTCGAAGGATGA
- the rsmB gene encoding 16S rRNA (cytosine(967)-C(5))-methyltransferase RsmB, whose amino-acid sequence MSARTLAIQVLARVRATDAYLNVVLDTALSEAPPKDARDAALATELSYGTTRRQLALDYAITRFADRKLDAMEDRVLAALRVGAYQLFHTRVPARAAVAETVQALKDLGVERAAGFVNAILRKLAALPAAPLPPESDVAEYLSIRESHPKWLVERWLRQFGRERAEAMLVADNQTPPVVVRTNTTKVTREALLAQFREVGLEVQPTSVSPVGIVLPSLGRLEDVYGYSEGLWQVQDEAAQLVGVYSAIPENARMLDVCAAPGGKACHQAETHEVVAMDLHANKLPKIVSEAKRLGLLSRLRAVAHDATRPYSEELGAFQAVLVDAPCSGLGTLRRHPELRYRRSEADLGRLATLQRRILENCQEVVPPGGLLVYAVCTLEPQEGQDQVDMFLRSHPEWTAEPPVLSGVKLPMSQAWLRTLPGPEGWDGFFAARLRKLY is encoded by the coding sequence ATGAGCGCCCGGACCCTTGCCATCCAGGTGCTGGCGCGTGTGCGCGCCACCGACGCCTACCTCAACGTCGTCCTCGACACGGCCCTGTCCGAAGCGCCCCCGAAGGATGCGCGCGACGCCGCGCTCGCCACGGAGCTGTCCTACGGCACCACCCGTCGGCAGCTCGCGCTCGACTACGCCATCACCCGCTTCGCGGACCGGAAGTTGGATGCGATGGAGGACCGCGTTCTCGCCGCCTTGCGAGTCGGGGCCTACCAGCTCTTCCATACCCGGGTGCCCGCGCGCGCGGCGGTCGCCGAGACGGTGCAGGCCCTCAAGGACCTGGGCGTCGAGCGCGCCGCCGGCTTTGTCAACGCCATCCTGCGCAAGCTGGCCGCGCTGCCCGCGGCGCCGCTGCCGCCCGAGAGCGATGTGGCCGAGTACCTCTCCATCCGGGAGAGCCACCCGAAGTGGCTGGTGGAGCGGTGGCTGCGCCAGTTCGGCCGCGAGCGTGCCGAGGCGATGCTGGTGGCCGACAACCAGACGCCGCCGGTGGTGGTGCGCACGAACACCACGAAGGTGACGCGCGAGGCGTTGCTGGCCCAGTTCCGCGAGGTGGGGTTGGAGGTTCAGCCCACGTCCGTGTCCCCGGTGGGCATTGTCCTGCCCTCCCTGGGGCGGCTGGAGGACGTGTACGGCTATTCCGAGGGGCTCTGGCAGGTGCAGGATGAGGCGGCCCAGCTCGTGGGCGTGTACTCCGCCATTCCGGAGAACGCGCGCATGCTGGATGTCTGTGCGGCGCCTGGAGGCAAGGCGTGCCACCAGGCCGAGACGCACGAGGTGGTGGCCATGGATCTCCATGCCAACAAGCTGCCGAAGATCGTCTCGGAGGCGAAGCGGCTGGGGTTGCTGAGCAGGCTTCGCGCGGTGGCGCACGATGCCACCCGGCCCTATTCCGAAGAGCTGGGAGCGTTCCAGGCGGTGTTGGTGGACGCGCCGTGCTCCGGGTTGGGCACCCTGCGCCGCCACCCGGAGTTGCGCTACCGGCGCAGCGAGGCGGACCTGGGACGGCTGGCCACGCTCCAGCGCCGCATCTTGGAGAACTGCCAGGAGGTGGTGCCCCCCGGAGGGCTCCTGGTCTACGCGGTCTGCACCCTGGAGCCGCAGGAGGGACAGGACCAGGTGGACATGTTCCTGCGCAGCCACCCCGAGTGGACGGCGGAGCCACCGGTGCTCTCGGGCGTGAAGCTCCCCATGAGTCAGGCATGGCTGCGCACGCTGCCCGGCCCGGAAGGGTGGGACGGCTTCTTCGCCGCCCGCCTGCGCAAGCTGTACTGA
- a CDS encoding QcrA and Rieske domain-containing protein: MSTAGAPPSVQRIGRRTALGTLLRGTCALAAACAGCGGAEPSPSPPPEEDGNARCGVLPGRPEDGWVEVPLSEHPALLEPGGFSAVRIPEALLDVVVLHTAQDCYTAVWSICTHGACSVAYVPQEALLECPCHGSRFGEDGQVLQGPATRPLAVFRTARVGHSLWIHRPL; the protein is encoded by the coding sequence GTGAGCACGGCGGGGGCTCCTCCTTCTGTTCAGCGGATCGGCCGCCGGACGGCGCTCGGCACGCTGCTGCGAGGCACCTGCGCCCTCGCCGCAGCCTGTGCCGGGTGCGGAGGAGCCGAGCCCTCGCCCTCCCCTCCACCGGAAGAGGACGGCAACGCGCGCTGCGGTGTCCTCCCGGGAAGGCCCGAGGACGGCTGGGTGGAAGTCCCGCTGTCCGAGCACCCCGCCCTGCTCGAACCCGGGGGCTTCTCGGCGGTGCGCATCCCCGAGGCCCTGTTGGATGTGGTGGTCCTGCACACGGCCCAGGACTGCTACACGGCGGTGTGGAGCATCTGCACCCACGGCGCCTGCAGCGTGGCCTATGTGCCCCAGGAAGCACTCCTGGAGTGCCCGTGCCACGGCTCACGCTTCGGCGAGGACGGACAGGTGCTTCAAGGTCCCGCCACCCGTCCCCTCGCGGTGTTCCGCACCGCGCGCGTGGGCCACTCGCTGTGGATCCACCGGCCCCTGTAG
- a CDS encoding cell surface protein — protein sequence MRTPSLPSWMWSLGLATFLGLTACGGSGDKEPGDGNGEQEDAGTDPEISPPANPFADRVVSFQPGASAGFGQDLFPTVVLGPPRGEGSSAGSLDVLSLGRQGVIVLEFTDIAVVDGPGVDLIVFENAFVRFPETGVVAVSDDGVTWSEFPCDATNRAGGFPGCAGVKPVFSHPDNGISPTDPAVAGGDGFDLAALGLSRARFVRIRDSGANGYSGTSGGFDLDAVAVVNGVSLLGPSP from the coding sequence ATGAGAACACCCTCGCTTCCCTCATGGATGTGGAGTCTGGGGCTGGCCACGTTCCTGGGCCTGACCGCCTGTGGTGGCTCGGGAGACAAGGAGCCCGGGGATGGGAACGGCGAGCAGGAGGACGCGGGCACCGATCCCGAAATCTCCCCCCCTGCCAATCCCTTCGCGGACCGCGTGGTCTCGTTTCAGCCTGGGGCGTCGGCGGGCTTCGGCCAGGACCTGTTTCCGACTGTCGTGCTCGGGCCGCCCCGGGGTGAAGGCAGCAGCGCCGGCTCCCTGGACGTGCTCAGCCTGGGACGGCAAGGCGTCATCGTCCTGGAGTTCACCGACATCGCCGTGGTGGATGGCCCCGGCGTGGACCTGATCGTCTTCGAGAATGCCTTCGTGCGATTCCCCGAAACGGGCGTGGTGGCGGTGAGCGACGACGGCGTGACGTGGAGCGAGTTTCCCTGCGACGCCACGAACCGTGCCGGCGGCTTCCCCGGGTGCGCGGGCGTCAAGCCCGTGTTCTCCCACCCCGACAACGGCATCAGCCCCACGGACCCCGCCGTGGCCGGGGGCGATGGGTTCGATCTGGCGGCGCTCGGGCTCTCTCGGGCGCGCTTCGTGCGCATCCGTGACAGTGGCGCCAACGGCTACAGCGGCACTTCCGGAGGGTTCGATCTGGACGCGGTGGCCGTCGTCAACGGTGTGAGCCTGCTGGGGCCCTCTCCGTGA
- a CDS encoding LysR family transcriptional regulator, giving the protein MQLESLKMFCDVVETGSFSRAAQLNHVTQSAVSQQIRALENRYEQKLLSRSARQVTPTPAGERLFRGCKEILARFAEVEQEIREQAAEVQGTTTVSTIYSVGLHELQSVQKQLLKTHPKVNMRLNYRRNDQVYDDVILGAAEIGIVAYPQPRAGVDILPFRDDKLAVVCAPSHPFSSKAKVSLTALSGVPFIAFDREAPTRKALDRLFREKNLDLNPVMEMDNVETIKRAVEMGLGVAILPLSTCQAEVQANSLMVKPFAEGPVSRPIGLLIRKGKYLDRASAAVLDAFKLATSSDD; this is encoded by the coding sequence ATGCAGCTCGAAAGCCTGAAGATGTTCTGTGACGTCGTGGAGACGGGCTCCTTCTCCCGCGCGGCGCAACTGAATCACGTGACGCAATCGGCGGTCAGCCAGCAGATTCGCGCGCTGGAGAACCGTTACGAGCAGAAGTTGCTGTCGCGCAGCGCGCGCCAGGTCACCCCGACTCCGGCAGGCGAGCGGCTGTTCCGCGGCTGCAAGGAAATCCTCGCCCGCTTCGCGGAAGTCGAGCAGGAGATCCGCGAGCAGGCCGCCGAGGTGCAGGGGACGACCACCGTCTCCACCATCTACTCGGTGGGTCTGCACGAGTTGCAGAGCGTGCAGAAGCAGCTGCTCAAGACGCACCCCAAGGTGAACATGCGCCTGAACTACCGGCGCAATGATCAGGTCTACGACGACGTCATCCTCGGGGCGGCGGAGATCGGCATCGTCGCCTACCCCCAGCCGCGCGCGGGCGTGGACATCCTGCCCTTCCGGGACGACAAGCTGGCGGTGGTGTGCGCGCCCAGCCACCCGTTCTCCAGCAAGGCCAAGGTGAGCCTCACGGCCCTGTCGGGCGTGCCCTTCATCGCCTTTGACCGGGAGGCCCCCACGCGCAAGGCGCTGGACCGGTTGTTCCGCGAGAAGAACCTGGACCTCAACCCGGTGATGGAGATGGACAACGTCGAGACCATCAAGCGCGCGGTGGAGATGGGACTCGGGGTGGCCATCCTGCCGCTGTCCACCTGCCAAGCCGAAGTGCAGGCCAACTCGCTCATGGTCAAGCCGTTCGCGGAAGGCCCCGTCTCGCGCCCCATCGGCCTGCTGATCCGCAAGGGCAAGTACCTGGACCGCGCCTCCGCCGCGGTGCTCGACGCCTTCAAGCTGGCCACCTCCAGCGACGACTAG
- a CDS encoding MJ1255/VC2487 family glycosyltransferase, whose amino-acid sequence MRILYGVVGEGMGHATRSRVLLEELTREHEVHIVVSGRAQEYLSRSFQNVHGIWGLTLAYEGNSVKKWQTVLQNLQGAVTGWPRNIRQYFELVETFRPEVVVSDFETFSYLFAKAHRLPVISVDNMQIINRCSHEPGLLAGYEDAFEGTRAIVKGKLPGAFHYLITTFFYPPVRKERTTLAPSILRPEILAAKSEPGEHLLVYQTATTNTRLPEILQQSGLPCRIYGVRRQITEDQVEGNLTYRPFSEKGFIEDLRTARAVVAGGGYTLMSEAVYLHKPVLSIPVEGQFEQIINGLYLERLGYGMHARQLTGEALGEFLARVPQCQEALKGYVQEGNAKILAALREQLARAYEHRGHWRAEMAEQD is encoded by the coding sequence ATGAGGATCCTCTACGGAGTGGTGGGCGAGGGCATGGGCCACGCGACGCGCTCGCGCGTCTTGCTCGAGGAGCTCACCCGGGAGCACGAGGTTCACATCGTCGTCTCGGGCAGGGCCCAGGAGTACCTGTCCCGGAGCTTCCAGAACGTGCACGGCATCTGGGGGCTCACCCTGGCGTACGAGGGCAACTCGGTGAAGAAGTGGCAGACAGTGCTTCAGAACCTCCAGGGCGCGGTGACCGGCTGGCCCAGGAACATCCGCCAGTATTTCGAACTGGTGGAGACGTTCCGTCCGGAGGTGGTCGTCAGCGACTTCGAGACGTTCAGCTACCTGTTCGCCAAAGCCCACCGGCTGCCGGTGATCAGCGTGGACAACATGCAGATCATCAACCGGTGCAGCCACGAGCCGGGGCTGCTGGCGGGGTACGAGGATGCCTTCGAGGGCACACGGGCCATCGTCAAAGGCAAACTGCCAGGGGCCTTCCACTACCTCATCACCACCTTCTTCTATCCGCCGGTGCGCAAGGAGCGCACCACGTTGGCGCCGTCCATCCTGCGGCCGGAGATCCTGGCGGCGAAGTCCGAGCCCGGGGAGCACCTGCTGGTGTACCAGACCGCCACCACCAACACGCGGCTGCCGGAGATCCTCCAGCAGAGCGGGCTGCCCTGCCGCATCTACGGCGTGCGCAGGCAGATCACCGAGGATCAGGTGGAAGGCAACCTCACCTACAGGCCCTTCAGCGAGAAGGGCTTCATCGAGGATCTGCGCACGGCGCGCGCGGTGGTGGCCGGGGGCGGATACACGCTGATGAGCGAGGCGGTCTACCTGCACAAGCCGGTGCTCTCGATTCCCGTCGAGGGCCAGTTCGAGCAGATCATCAATGGGCTCTACCTGGAACGGTTGGGCTACGGGATGCATGCCCGGCAGCTCACGGGCGAGGCGCTGGGGGAGTTCCTCGCCCGGGTCCCCCAGTGCCAGGAGGCGCTGAAGGGCTATGTGCAGGAGGGCAATGCGAAGATCCTCGCCGCCCTGCGCGAGCAACTGGCGCGTGCCTACGAGCACCGGGGGCACTGGCGTGCCGAGATGGCGGAGCAGGACTGA
- a CDS encoding dihydroneopterin aldolase — protein MSEFLSLPVVKDAHGSPLDVIELRNLAMDCIVGVYPRERIVAQPLRLDVALFLDTREAPGEGRLMHSVHWGRLAGELRFLLDACRFKVLESAAEAVARYVLLPPCADAPHVPVRAATVRVTKPNALAGHAVPSLQVHRTAEERVGQGDEFSPPGAVDLVHEGPGYSIYRLRIPPGGSVTHAVPPRVEQSELVLGGGLLQQGTPVVRGMAFHWPKGAARRYDNPTSTEQSLLCVSQPRFIPSGEEAGAPVPEGGLPVQAHAYYPSEAEGSAEGPSARR, from the coding sequence ATGAGTGAGTTTCTGAGCCTGCCCGTGGTCAAGGATGCCCACGGCAGCCCGCTGGATGTCATCGAGCTGCGGAACCTGGCGATGGATTGCATCGTGGGCGTCTACCCCCGCGAGCGCATCGTGGCTCAGCCGCTGCGGCTGGACGTGGCCCTCTTCCTGGACACGCGCGAGGCCCCGGGAGAAGGACGCCTGATGCACTCCGTGCACTGGGGGCGCCTGGCGGGAGAGCTGCGGTTCCTCCTGGATGCGTGCCGCTTCAAGGTGCTGGAGTCGGCGGCGGAGGCGGTGGCCCGCTATGTGTTGCTGCCTCCTTGCGCGGATGCGCCGCACGTCCCGGTCCGGGCCGCCACCGTGCGGGTCACCAAGCCCAACGCGCTCGCGGGACATGCCGTGCCGTCCCTACAGGTGCACCGGACGGCGGAGGAACGGGTGGGCCAGGGGGATGAGTTCTCCCCGCCTGGAGCGGTGGATCTCGTCCATGAGGGGCCCGGCTACAGCATCTATCGCCTGCGCATCCCGCCCGGGGGCTCCGTGACCCACGCCGTTCCACCGCGGGTGGAGCAGAGCGAGCTGGTCCTGGGCGGAGGGCTTCTCCAGCAGGGAACGCCGGTGGTGCGCGGCATGGCCTTCCATTGGCCGAAGGGCGCCGCCCGCAGGTACGACAACCCCACCTCCACCGAGCAGTCGCTGTTGTGTGTCAGCCAGCCCCGCTTCATCCCTTCTGGCGAGGAAGCAGGGGCGCCTGTACCGGAAGGAGGGCTCCCGGTCCAGGCGCACGCCTATTACCCCTCCGAGGCGGAGGGGTCCGCAGAGGGCCCGTCAGCTCGCCGGTAA
- a CDS encoding bifunctional SulP family inorganic anion transporter/carbonic anhydrase — protein sequence MQQQAHSKPQTLPASKLRFDLGIRSLLPEWKALFSPKYLREDTRAGLTVAAIAIPFSLSIALASGVSPQMGLVTAIIAGVMCSLFGGTPLTVSGPAVAMSVLIANAVQQYGLGGVLIIGLLVGLLQILTGVLGLGKIIRFVPLPVVSGFTAGIGAIILIWQLPRAFGLASPDQGHVVEMLTHLGPLIHEFQPAALLLATLTLAISLLMPRVWPRVPAPLIAIITATVLNAVLGLEAATVGEMSRFLPLPRLPTLPEGNLMPLLGTALIVYALASLEALLAGAAVDRLVKDLRHDPDQEMVGQGLGNAVVALFGGIPVTGVTVRSATNALAGARTRRASIIHSVVLLAVLVLFAPLLGYIPIASLAGVLLFRALRMLHPRELMTLWKVSRMDAAVYAVTFMVIVLVDFTVGVQAGILAALAIAAIRLGQTQGGLLQRETPGSYRVVLSGPLTFMSSSKLDTLRTQSTRMDRSRGVVIDMTAVTAVDASGADMLIGLVNDLLDADIKVALQGLQPEFQRALRSQAHGEALQPLFALTETDVVAILQGTGYHSARERLVHGVEQFRQDGLRRYGPLFDRLAEGQAPHTLLITCADSRINPNLITSTDPGELFIVRNVGNLVPPASSPASVAVASAVEYAVNVLKVTDIIVCGHSACGAMTALIARKPPQGLPSVAAWLKEAEPVLKHLPEDCSAEDAAKQSALAQVENMLGYAGMREKVDAGEIRISAWFYDVAHSELLEWSPSAGRYLPLGNEKDLPAGPDTKDAAPEEPSLPAS from the coding sequence ATGCAGCAGCAAGCGCACTCCAAGCCGCAGACCCTGCCTGCCTCCAAGCTGCGGTTTGATCTCGGCATCCGGTCCCTGCTGCCGGAGTGGAAGGCGCTCTTCTCGCCGAAGTACCTCCGGGAGGACACACGGGCGGGGCTCACGGTGGCCGCCATCGCCATCCCCTTCTCCTTGTCCATTGCGCTGGCCTCGGGCGTGTCGCCCCAGATGGGGCTGGTAACGGCCATCATCGCGGGCGTGATGTGCTCGCTGTTCGGCGGCACGCCCCTGACGGTCAGCGGGCCGGCCGTGGCCATGTCGGTCCTCATCGCCAACGCCGTGCAGCAATACGGGCTGGGAGGGGTGCTCATCATTGGCCTGCTGGTGGGCCTCCTCCAGATCCTCACGGGCGTATTGGGGCTGGGGAAGATCATCCGCTTCGTGCCCCTGCCGGTGGTGTCCGGCTTCACCGCCGGCATCGGGGCCATCATCCTCATCTGGCAGCTTCCCCGGGCATTCGGATTGGCGTCGCCGGACCAAGGGCATGTGGTGGAGATGCTGACGCACTTGGGCCCGCTCATTCATGAGTTCCAGCCCGCGGCGCTCCTCCTCGCCACGCTGACGCTGGCCATCAGCCTGTTGATGCCCCGCGTGTGGCCCCGCGTGCCCGCGCCGCTCATCGCGATCATCACCGCCACGGTGCTCAATGCCGTGCTGGGGCTGGAGGCCGCAACGGTGGGGGAGATGTCCCGCTTCCTCCCGCTGCCCAGGCTGCCGACGCTGCCCGAGGGAAACCTGATGCCGCTGCTGGGCACCGCCCTCATTGTCTATGCGCTCGCCTCGCTGGAGGCCCTGCTGGCAGGAGCCGCCGTGGACAGGCTCGTCAAGGACCTGCGCCATGATCCCGATCAGGAGATGGTGGGCCAGGGGCTCGGCAATGCCGTGGTGGCGCTGTTTGGCGGTATCCCGGTCACGGGCGTCACCGTGCGCTCCGCGACGAATGCGCTGGCGGGGGCCCGCACCCGGCGCGCGTCCATCATCCACTCGGTGGTCCTGCTGGCCGTGCTCGTGCTCTTCGCCCCGCTGCTGGGCTACATCCCCATCGCCTCCCTGGCGGGCGTGCTGCTCTTCCGGGCGCTGCGCATGCTGCATCCGCGCGAGCTGATGACCTTGTGGAAGGTCTCCCGGATGGATGCGGCCGTCTACGCCGTCACCTTCATGGTCATCGTGCTGGTGGACTTCACCGTGGGCGTGCAGGCGGGCATCCTCGCGGCGCTGGCCATCGCCGCGATACGGCTCGGCCAGACGCAGGGCGGTCTGCTCCAGCGGGAAACGCCTGGTTCCTACCGCGTCGTGCTCAGCGGGCCGTTGACGTTCATGTCCTCCTCGAAGCTGGACACGCTGAGGACCCAGTCCACCCGGATGGACCGGTCGCGCGGTGTGGTCATCGACATGACGGCGGTGACGGCCGTGGATGCCTCGGGCGCGGACATGCTCATCGGGCTGGTGAATGACCTGCTGGACGCGGACATCAAGGTCGCGCTCCAGGGACTGCAGCCCGAGTTCCAGCGGGCGCTCCGCAGCCAGGCACACGGCGAGGCGCTACAGCCACTCTTCGCCCTCACCGAGACGGACGTGGTCGCCATCCTCCAGGGGACGGGCTATCACTCGGCCCGGGAACGGCTGGTCCACGGTGTCGAACAGTTCCGCCAGGACGGGTTGAGGCGGTATGGACCGCTCTTCGACCGGCTCGCCGAGGGGCAGGCGCCGCACACCCTGCTCATCACCTGCGCCGACAGCCGCATCAACCCCAACCTCATCACCTCCACGGACCCCGGGGAGCTCTTCATCGTGCGCAACGTGGGAAACCTGGTCCCCCCCGCGAGTTCGCCCGCCTCGGTCGCGGTGGCCAGCGCCGTCGAGTATGCGGTGAACGTGCTGAAGGTGACGGACATCATTGTCTGCGGCCACTCGGCCTGCGGGGCCATGACGGCCTTGATCGCCCGGAAGCCGCCTCAGGGATTGCCCAGCGTGGCGGCCTGGCTCAAGGAGGCCGAACCGGTGCTGAAGCACCTGCCCGAGGACTGCTCCGCCGAGGATGCCGCCAAGCAAAGCGCCCTGGCCCAGGTCGAGAACATGCTCGGCTACGCAGGGATGCGGGAGAAGGTGGACGCCGGAGAGATCCGCATCAGCGCGTGGTTCTACGACGTTGCCCATTCGGAGCTGCTGGAGTGGTCCCCTTCCGCGGGCCGCTACCTCCCATTGGGGAATGAAAAGGACCTCCCCGCTGGGCCAGACACGAAGGACGCTGCTCCGGAAGAGCCCTCGTTACCGGCGAGCTGA
- a CDS encoding C39 family peptidase translates to MSIRRSSTTELLPVQAPRAEGATSLPHINQLRPKGANSNYVNGPYNCAPAVVAMVARSWGKQGHLNDAQLINNLGQGLVTSQGTTPEGVAQMLGRVGVPLAGEALAGKYSDAALKQHLQQGNSLIAQVGVNDPATGQDSAHYVLIQKGTADGNYVVSDPMANKPYVITPKQLREAVGRAPPDGGLLIPVGGPGNASAAATATALASTPSLPAGPRATFAPSRAVSDAFETSRPSLLAPSASEGAAGATVIPSRAGAEFLLQGLNTATLASTTGAFAASPQTTTFAPVEPLAAPVPAPFSVPDNALEGIDTSFHETPEAVQDLPLSTAEQHNLAALDISYGSQSVAAAPVSEQITSQEQNVEEISRDLLARKEQKDPEVNTLLAQLESSGFAKDQQVLDRIKSEDLKDPGIGKKTWIDSF, encoded by the coding sequence ATGAGCATCCGTCGCTCTTCCACGACTGAGTTGCTGCCGGTCCAAGCCCCCCGGGCAGAGGGGGCCACCTCCTTGCCGCACATCAATCAGCTCCGGCCGAAGGGGGCCAACTCGAATTACGTGAATGGTCCCTACAACTGCGCTCCGGCCGTCGTGGCCATGGTGGCGCGGAGCTGGGGCAAGCAGGGCCACCTCAACGATGCGCAGCTCATCAACAACCTCGGCCAGGGCCTCGTCACCTCCCAGGGGACGACCCCGGAGGGGGTGGCGCAGATGCTCGGGCGGGTGGGAGTCCCCCTGGCGGGAGAGGCCCTCGCGGGCAAATACAGTGACGCGGCCCTGAAGCAGCACCTGCAGCAGGGCAACAGCCTCATTGCCCAGGTGGGGGTGAATGATCCCGCCACGGGGCAGGACAGCGCGCACTACGTGCTCATTCAGAAGGGGACCGCTGACGGGAACTACGTGGTCTCGGACCCGATGGCCAACAAGCCCTACGTCATCACCCCGAAGCAGCTTCGGGAGGCGGTCGGCCGTGCGCCGCCGGACGGTGGCCTGTTGATCCCCGTGGGAGGCCCTGGGAACGCATCGGCGGCGGCCACGGCCACGGCCCTGGCTTCCACGCCGTCCTTGCCGGCCGGGCCCCGGGCCACGTTCGCTCCGAGCCGCGCGGTGTCGGATGCCTTCGAAACCTCGCGTCCCTCGCTGCTTGCGCCGAGCGCTTCGGAGGGGGCCGCGGGCGCCACCGTCATCCCCTCGCGCGCCGGGGCGGAGTTCCTGTTGCAGGGGTTGAACACGGCGACCCTTGCGTCGACCACGGGCGCGTTCGCGGCCAGCCCGCAGACGACGACGTTCGCGCCGGTCGAGCCCCTGGCAGCACCGGTGCCCGCGCCTTTCTCGGTGCCCGACAATGCCCTGGAGGGGATCGACACGAGCTTCCACGAAACCCCCGAGGCCGTGCAGGACCTCCCTCTGAGCACCGCGGAGCAGCACAACCTCGCCGCCCTGGACATCAGCTATGGCTCGCAGAGCGTGGCGGCGGCCCCCGTGAGCGAGCAGATCACCTCTCAGGAGCAGAACGTCGAGGAGATCTCCCGCGACCTGCTGGCCCGCAAGGAGCAGAAGGATCCCGAGGTGAACACGCTCCTGGCCCAGCTCGAGTCCAGCGGGTTCGCCAAGGATCAGCAGGTGCTGGACCGGATCAAGAGCGAGGACCTCAAGGATCCGGGCATCGGCAAGAAGACCTGGATCGACTCTTTCTGA